The following are from one region of the Haloactinomyces albus genome:
- a CDS encoding sulfate/molybdate ABC transporter ATP-binding protein, with product MSHDRLLAEVTVDRGTFTLSAECAVEPGDVVAVLGPNGSGKSTLLSALAGSTRPREGNIGLGDRVWLDTARGVDVPTHRRSVGLLAQNALLFPHLSALDNVAFGPRAAGRSKKAARALAARWLSDVDAGELAEHRPGRLSGGQGQRVALARALAADPELLLLDEPLAALDVDAAPAMRGLLHRVLRDQDRPTVLVTHDVLDAVVLADRVLVLSAGRIVERGPTRDVLARPKAAFTAHLAGLNLVTGIADAGGLTSGAVRINGRVAEPVVQDEPAAAVFAPSTVAVHRERPDGSPRNAVRVRLAGIEPRGDVVRLRAATRTTGEDLVLAADITPAAVADLGLTIGDEVFFVVKATEVAIHPATGGSSSP from the coding sequence GTGAGTCATGACCGACTGCTGGCCGAGGTAACCGTGGACAGGGGCACGTTCACGCTGAGCGCCGAATGCGCCGTCGAGCCGGGGGATGTGGTTGCCGTGCTGGGGCCGAACGGATCCGGGAAATCGACGCTGCTGTCCGCGCTGGCCGGTTCGACTCGCCCCCGCGAGGGAAACATCGGGCTCGGCGACCGGGTATGGCTGGACACCGCGCGTGGCGTCGATGTGCCGACGCACCGGCGGAGTGTCGGTCTGCTCGCGCAGAACGCCCTGCTGTTTCCCCACCTGTCGGCATTGGACAACGTCGCCTTCGGTCCCAGGGCCGCGGGCAGGAGCAAGAAGGCCGCTCGTGCGCTCGCCGCGCGATGGTTGTCCGACGTGGACGCGGGCGAACTCGCCGAGCACCGGCCCGGTCGGCTCTCCGGCGGACAGGGGCAGCGGGTCGCACTGGCCAGAGCCCTGGCCGCAGACCCCGAGCTGCTCCTGCTCGACGAGCCATTGGCCGCGCTCGACGTCGACGCCGCGCCCGCGATGCGTGGCCTGCTGCACCGGGTGCTGCGGGACCAGGATCGGCCCACTGTCCTGGTGACCCATGACGTGCTCGATGCGGTGGTGCTGGCCGATCGGGTCCTCGTGCTCTCCGCGGGCCGGATCGTGGAGCGGGGACCGACGCGGGACGTGCTGGCCAGACCGAAGGCGGCGTTCACCGCGCACCTCGCGGGGCTCAACCTGGTCACCGGTATCGCGGACGCGGGGGGACTCACGAGCGGTGCGGTCCGGATCAACGGACGGGTCGCCGAGCCGGTCGTGCAGGACGAGCCCGCTGCCGCGGTGTTCGCCCCGTCCACCGTCGCGGTCCATCGCGAGCGCCCGGACGGCAGCCCGCGCAATGCCGTACGGGTGCGGTTGGCCGGTATCGAACCGCGTGGCGATGTGGTCCGGCTGCGAGCCGCGACCCGTACCACGGGAGAGGACCTCGTGCTGGCGGCCGACATCACCCCGGCCGCCGTGGCCGATCTCGGGCTGACCATCGGTGATGAGGTGTTCTTCGTTGTCAAGGCCACCGAGGTGGCCATTCACCCGGCGACAGGAGGATCATCGTCGCCGTGA
- a CDS encoding ABC transporter permease translates to MPWLRRKPARRFSAQPLAGAVPAPLWLPAGCALALIVLPVLGLLGRIDPTRLPALLTSPAALAALKLSLQTALASTALSLLLGGPLAVVLARSKLPGLRVLRALVLLPLVLPPVVGGLALLYLLGRTGPFGDLLESAGVTIPYTTTAVVLAQTFVAMPFLVVGLEGTLRTSGAHYERIAATLGAGPWLTFRRITVPLLLPGLGSSLVLTFARALGEFGATITFAGSLQGVTRTLPLAIYTQAQSDVDAAVAMSLLLIAIALLVIVAARPKAVEGRA, encoded by the coding sequence ATGCCGTGGTTGCGCCGGAAACCGGCGCGTCGGTTCTCCGCGCAACCACTCGCCGGTGCCGTTCCCGCACCGCTGTGGTTGCCTGCCGGATGTGCGCTGGCGCTGATCGTACTGCCGGTGCTGGGGCTACTGGGACGCATCGACCCCACTCGCCTTCCCGCGCTGCTGACCAGCCCGGCCGCGCTGGCCGCGCTGAAACTCTCGCTGCAGACGGCGTTGGCCTCGACGGCGCTGTCCCTGCTGTTGGGTGGTCCGCTGGCCGTGGTCCTGGCGCGGTCGAAGCTGCCCGGTCTGCGGGTTCTGCGTGCGCTGGTGCTACTGCCGCTGGTGCTGCCGCCGGTTGTGGGTGGACTTGCCCTGCTGTACCTGCTCGGCCGCACGGGACCGTTCGGTGACCTGCTCGAATCGGCCGGTGTGACGATCCCGTACACGACCACGGCGGTGGTGCTGGCGCAGACGTTCGTGGCGATGCCGTTTCTCGTGGTCGGTCTGGAGGGGACCCTGCGCACCTCGGGGGCGCACTACGAGCGCATCGCGGCCACGCTCGGCGCCGGACCGTGGTTGACCTTCCGCCGGATCACCGTGCCGTTGCTGCTTCCCGGACTGGGATCGAGTCTGGTGCTGACGTTCGCGCGGGCCCTCGGCGAGTTCGGGGCGACGATCACGTTCGCGGGCAGCCTGCAGGGCGTCACCCGGACTCTGCCGCTGGCCATCTACACCCAGGCACAGTCCGATGTGGATGCCGCAGTGGCGATGTCGTTGCTGCTGATAGCGATCGCGCTGCTGGTGATCGTGGCCGCCAGGCCCAAAGCCGTGGAGGGCCGAGCGTGA
- the modA gene encoding molybdate ABC transporter substrate-binding protein translates to MIAGARTRTTTAATTIAVVTALLAVLTGCSAGAQRKQTMTVLAAASLTESFGEVRDRFHDEHPDVRIRFDFQGSSLLAEQLRQGRRAGVYASANTETMQDVVRAGVVDGRSRTFATNRLTIVVPPGNPAGITSFADLARPNQAVVVCAPQVPCGAAAVQVQRETGVRLDPVSEESDVKDVLHKVVAGEADAGLVYVTDAHSAGDKVRSIGFPAAEQAINTYPIAKLETARHPRLAAEFLEFVRGPVGNRILEKYGFGTP, encoded by the coding sequence GTGATCGCGGGCGCAAGGACACGAACGACCACCGCGGCAACCACGATCGCCGTGGTGACGGCCCTGCTCGCCGTGCTGACCGGATGCAGTGCGGGCGCGCAGCGCAAACAGACGATGACCGTGCTCGCCGCCGCCTCGCTGACCGAATCCTTCGGAGAGGTACGTGACCGTTTCCACGACGAACATCCCGATGTGCGGATCCGCTTCGACTTTCAGGGATCCTCGCTGCTGGCCGAGCAGCTCAGGCAGGGGCGCCGGGCCGGTGTCTACGCCTCGGCCAACACCGAGACGATGCAGGACGTGGTTCGCGCGGGCGTGGTCGACGGCAGGTCACGGACCTTCGCGACGAACCGGTTGACGATCGTCGTACCGCCCGGCAACCCCGCGGGCATCACCTCGTTCGCGGACCTGGCCCGGCCGAACCAGGCTGTGGTGGTGTGCGCACCACAGGTGCCCTGCGGGGCTGCCGCCGTGCAGGTACAGCGCGAAACCGGCGTGCGGCTCGACCCGGTCAGCGAGGAGAGCGACGTCAAGGACGTGCTGCACAAAGTCGTCGCCGGTGAGGCGGATGCGGGGCTGGTCTACGTGACCGATGCACACTCGGCCGGTGACAAGGTCCGGTCGATCGGCTTTCCCGCCGCCGAGCAGGCGATCAACACCTACCCGATCGCGAAGCTCGAGACCGCGCGGCACCCGCGACTCGCAGCCGAGTTCCTCGAGTTCGTTCGCGGCCCGGTCGGCAACAGGATCCTCGAGAAGTACGGGTTCGGGACACCGTGA
- a CDS encoding TOBE domain-containing protein → MPQYRVSEAAELFGVSDDTVRRWVDAEQLPAERDPSGRLVVEGSQLAAFARSQAKSTPDPSGVGRSARNRFVGLVTEVVSDRVMAQVELQCGPHRVVSLMSTEAVEELGLRPGVLAVAVVKSTAVVVETPGERP, encoded by the coding sequence ATGCCGCAATACCGGGTTTCCGAGGCCGCCGAGCTGTTCGGGGTCAGCGACGACACCGTTCGCCGGTGGGTGGATGCGGAGCAATTGCCCGCCGAACGGGACCCCTCCGGCCGTCTCGTCGTGGAGGGGTCACAACTCGCGGCGTTCGCACGTTCGCAGGCCAAGTCGACCCCGGATCCCTCCGGCGTCGGGCGTTCCGCCCGAAACCGCTTTGTCGGCCTGGTCACCGAGGTGGTCTCGGACCGGGTGATGGCACAGGTCGAGCTGCAGTGCGGGCCGCACCGGGTGGTGTCGCTGATGAGTACCGAGGCGGTCGAGGAGCTGGGACTACGGCCCGGAGTGCTGGCGGTGGCCGTGGTCAAGTCCACGGCAGTCGTGGTGGAGACGCCGGGAGAACGGCCGTGA
- the moaA gene encoding GTP 3',8-cyclase MoaA: MSAVDLGIPVARETTDASARPDTPYLVDRFGRVATDLRVSLIDKCNLRCTYCMPAEGLPWLKRNELLDTDEMIRLIRLAVETLGVTTVRFTGGEPLLRQDLVDIIAATTALPGRPRTSLTTNGINLGQYADQLVQAGLDRVNVSLDTLDRETFRELTRRDRLDDVLAGLEAAKSMGLEPVKVNAVLMRDVNEHETRDLLHFCLDKGYQLRFIEQMPLDPQHAWDRDRMITADEILERLQAEFALTAHSADRGSAPAERWLVDGGPGTVGVIGSVTRPFCADCDRTRLTADGQLRSCLFSQTETDLREPLRTGAGDDELARLWRETMWAKAAGHGMDSAGFAQPSRPMSAIGG; encoded by the coding sequence GTGAGTGCCGTGGACCTGGGAATTCCGGTCGCCCGCGAGACGACCGACGCATCCGCACGCCCGGATACGCCGTACCTGGTGGACCGCTTCGGACGCGTCGCCACCGACCTGCGGGTCTCCCTGATCGACAAATGCAATCTCCGCTGTACCTACTGCATGCCCGCCGAGGGCCTGCCGTGGTTGAAGCGGAACGAACTGCTCGATACCGACGAGATGATCCGGCTGATCCGGCTCGCGGTCGAAACTCTCGGGGTGACCACGGTCCGGTTCACCGGCGGTGAACCTCTCCTGCGTCAGGACCTGGTGGACATCATCGCGGCCACCACGGCGTTGCCCGGCCGACCACGAACGTCGTTGACCACCAATGGCATCAACCTGGGCCAATACGCCGACCAGCTCGTGCAGGCCGGTCTCGACCGGGTCAACGTGTCGCTGGATACGCTCGACCGCGAGACCTTCCGGGAACTCACGCGGCGCGACCGGCTGGATGACGTGCTGGCCGGACTCGAAGCGGCGAAATCCATGGGGCTGGAACCCGTCAAGGTCAATGCGGTGCTCATGCGCGACGTCAACGAGCACGAAACCCGGGACCTCCTGCATTTCTGCCTGGACAAGGGATACCAGCTCCGCTTCATCGAGCAGATGCCCCTGGATCCGCAGCACGCATGGGACCGCGACCGGATGATCACTGCGGACGAGATCCTGGAGCGGCTTCAGGCGGAGTTCGCTCTCACCGCCCACTCCGCCGACCGTGGTTCGGCCCCGGCCGAGCGCTGGCTCGTCGACGGCGGTCCGGGCACGGTCGGCGTGATCGGGTCGGTGACCCGCCCGTTCTGCGCGGACTGCGATCGCACCAGGCTCACCGCCGACGGCCAGCTCCGCTCGTGCCTGTTCTCGCAAACCGAGACCGACCTGCGTGAGCCGCTGCGCACCGGTGCCGGGGACGACGAACTCGCCCGCCTGTGGCGGGAGACCATGTGGGCCAAGGCGGCCGGGCACGGCATGGACAGTGCAGGGTTCGCCCAGCCGTCCCGGCCGATGAGCGCGATCGGGGGGTAG
- a CDS encoding MoaD/ThiS family protein, whose product MTRQEATAGTTAVSVADVLDAVLALHGDALARVIAASGFLLDGIAVRDRSTEVTEGAQLDVLPPFAGG is encoded by the coding sequence GTGACACGGCAGGAGGCAACCGCCGGTACTACCGCGGTCAGTGTCGCCGACGTCCTCGATGCGGTGCTCGCCCTGCACGGCGATGCCTTGGCACGGGTGATCGCGGCATCCGGTTTCCTGCTGGACGGTATCGCCGTGCGCGATCGGAGCACCGAGGTCACCGAGGGCGCGCAGTTGGACGTTCTCCCGCCGTTCGCGGGCGGCTGA
- a CDS encoding transglycosylase family protein — translation MARYKGKHRKQSNAARNAARVAVAGAVVASPLAVAAPASAADWDELAQCESSGDWHINTGNGFYGGLQFTASTWSAFGGDQYAANAHQATREQQIAVAKKVLETQGPGAWPACTAKTNWVNGSTSGSASASGSAETSDSAETSDSAEASSEQSSGSAESSVGVKSSSSVQSNGADYTVQSGDTLSKIGQRFGVNYQDIYQRNTDILNNPNLIFPGQQLDIQ, via the coding sequence ATGGCTCGCTATAAAGGCAAGCATCGTAAGCAGTCCAATGCCGCCCGCAACGCCGCCCGTGTCGCCGTCGCGGGAGCCGTGGTCGCCAGCCCCCTCGCGGTCGCTGCCCCCGCCAGCGCCGCCGACTGGGATGAACTGGCCCAGTGTGAGAGCAGCGGCGACTGGCACATCAACACCGGTAACGGTTTCTACGGCGGACTGCAGTTCACCGCCTCCACCTGGTCCGCCTTCGGCGGTGACCAGTACGCCGCCAACGCTCACCAGGCCACTCGTGAGCAGCAGATCGCGGTCGCCAAGAAGGTGCTGGAAACCCAGGGGCCGGGTGCCTGGCCCGCCTGCACCGCCAAGACCAACTGGGTCAACGGCAGTACCTCGGGCAGTGCCAGTGCCTCGGGCAGTGCCGAGACCTCGGACAGTGCCGAGACCTCGGACAGTGCCGAGGCTTCCTCGGAGCAGAGCTCCGGTTCCGCGGAGAGCTCCGTCGGCGTGAAGAGCTCCAGCAGTGTGCAGTCCAACGGGGCGGACTACACCGTCCAGTCGGGCGACACCCTGAGCAAGATCGGCCAGCGGTTCGGCGTGAACTACCAGGACATCTACCAGCGCAACACCGATATCCTGAACAACCCGAACCTCATCTTCCCCGGCCAGCAGCTCGACATCCAGTGA
- a CDS encoding molybdenum cofactor biosynthesis protein MoaE — protein sequence MTARTARVVAASNRAAAGVYEDRTGPAIVEWLRERGYEVPDPEVLPDGEPVGQALRRAVADGVHVVITTGGTGISPTDRTPDVTAEVLDYPIPGLADAVRSAGLPEVPTSVLSRGIAGVGGSTLIVNLPGSQGGVRDGLGVLDGVLDHAVDQVHGGDHVRSGHARAGQDAGDEGSGGQGGRGHGHTVAPSGEGDTAAEVLRAEVTQESLDVDELARLVEHRAAGAVVTFGGVVRDHDGGRGVRELEYVGHPSAPDVITTVAEQIASRCAGVRAIAVEHRIGELGIGDVALACAVAADHRKQAFDTCSELVDEVKRQLPIWKRQVFEDNTEEWVNCP from the coding sequence ATGACCGCACGCACCGCCCGTGTGGTGGCGGCATCGAACCGGGCGGCCGCCGGTGTGTACGAGGATCGGACCGGTCCCGCCATCGTCGAGTGGCTCCGTGAGCGTGGTTACGAGGTGCCCGATCCCGAGGTGCTTCCGGACGGGGAGCCGGTCGGGCAAGCGCTGCGGCGTGCCGTTGCGGACGGTGTGCACGTGGTCATCACGACCGGCGGCACGGGAATCAGCCCGACCGACCGGACTCCCGACGTCACCGCCGAGGTGCTCGACTATCCGATCCCGGGCCTGGCCGACGCCGTGCGCAGCGCCGGGTTGCCGGAGGTTCCCACTTCCGTGCTTTCGAGGGGGATCGCCGGTGTCGGCGGCAGCACGCTGATCGTCAACCTGCCCGGCTCGCAGGGCGGGGTGCGTGATGGCCTCGGTGTTCTCGATGGCGTTCTCGACCATGCGGTGGATCAGGTGCACGGTGGCGACCATGTCCGTTCGGGGCACGCCCGCGCCGGACAGGACGCGGGAGACGAGGGTTCGGGCGGTCAAGGCGGCCGAGGACACGGCCACACCGTGGCACCGAGCGGAGAGGGCGACACAGCGGCCGAGGTGTTGCGCGCCGAGGTCACGCAGGAATCGCTCGATGTCGACGAGCTGGCGCGCCTGGTGGAGCATCGCGCTGCCGGTGCCGTGGTCACCTTCGGCGGAGTGGTGCGTGACCACGATGGCGGGCGTGGCGTTCGGGAACTCGAATACGTGGGGCATCCCAGCGCGCCGGACGTGATCACCACGGTCGCCGAGCAGATCGCGTCCCGGTGTGCGGGTGTCCGCGCCATCGCGGTGGAACACCGCATCGGGGAACTGGGAATCGGTGATGTGGCGCTTGCCTGCGCTGTGGCAGCCGATCATCGCAAGCAGGCCTTCGACACCTGCTCGGAATTGGTGGACGAGGTCAAACGGCAGTTGCCGATCTGGAAGCGGCAGGTTTTCGAGGACAACACCGAAGAGTGGGTCAACTGCCCGTGA
- the moaC gene encoding cyclic pyranopterin monophosphate synthase MoaC, whose amino-acid sequence MAHQDQSPQDRSPQNRSPQDRSPQDTSRQQALTHVDEAGAARMVDVSDKGVDARTAVATGVVRTTTEVVELLRSDDLPKGDALATARIAGIMAAKRTPDLVPLCHPIAISGVRVDLETGDAEVRITATVRTTDRTGVEMEALTAVTGAGLALHDMVKAVDPAAVLDGVRVERKEGGKTGIWVRNAPEAQEENQ is encoded by the coding sequence ATGGCCCATCAGGACCAATCCCCGCAGGACCGATCCCCGCAGAATCGATCCCCGCAGGACCGATCCCCGCAGGATACGAGCAGGCAGCAGGCGCTCACTCACGTCGATGAGGCCGGGGCCGCGCGCATGGTCGACGTCTCCGACAAGGGGGTCGACGCCCGTACGGCGGTGGCCACCGGTGTCGTACGCACGACCACCGAGGTCGTGGAGCTGCTGCGCAGCGACGACCTGCCCAAGGGCGACGCACTGGCCACTGCCCGGATCGCGGGCATCATGGCTGCCAAGCGCACTCCGGATCTGGTCCCGTTGTGCCATCCGATCGCGATCTCGGGTGTACGGGTGGATCTCGAAACCGGTGATGCCGAAGTGCGGATCACCGCCACGGTGCGCACCACCGACCGCACCGGCGTCGAGATGGAGGCGCTGACGGCCGTGACCGGTGCCGGGCTCGCCCTGCACGACATGGTCAAGGCCGTGGACCCCGCTGCCGTCCTCGACGGCGTCCGGGTGGAACGCAAGGAAGGCGGCAAGACCGGCATCTGGGTGCGCAACGCACCGGAGGCACAGGAGGAGAACCAATGA
- a CDS encoding NAD-dependent malic enzyme, which yields MPVPGPGYSITVRVEAPPSASAAGDLTSAVGRTGGVITAFDIVESHADRIVVDITCNSLSSDHAEDITEVLRALPGVEVRKVSDRTFLVHLGGKIEVNSKVALANRDDLSRAYTPGVARVCTAIAENPEDARRLTIKRNSIAVVTDGSAVLGLGNIGPAASLPVMEGKAALFKKFAGVNAWPVCLDTQDTDEIIRAVELLAPVYGGINLEDIAAPNCFEIEARLRDRLDIPVFHDDQHGTAIVVLGALRNALRVVDKDITDCRVVVCGVGAAGSAIIRLLQHKQPREIIAVDIDGIVHSERGDTDANLRSIAASTNAEGRTGSLGDAVEGADVFIGVSAPNLLGSDDVAAMNSGAVVFALANPDPEIDPLEAQKHATVVATGRSDYPNQINNVLAFPGFFRGLLDAHAHKITDDMMLAASDAIADVVDGSERVNASFIVPSVFDSTVAPAVADAVRRAATEGQVPATESGIAAGGGAPESAGENRGL from the coding sequence ATGCCGGTTCCGGGTCCGGGCTATTCGATCACCGTCCGTGTGGAAGCCCCTCCGTCTGCCAGCGCAGCCGGTGACCTGACCAGTGCTGTCGGCCGTACCGGGGGTGTGATCACGGCGTTCGACATCGTCGAGTCCCACGCCGATCGCATCGTGGTCGACATCACCTGCAATTCCCTGTCGTCCGATCATGCCGAGGACATCACCGAGGTCCTGCGTGCGCTTCCCGGCGTCGAAGTCCGCAAAGTTTCGGACCGGACGTTCCTGGTGCACCTCGGTGGCAAGATCGAAGTCAATTCCAAGGTCGCGCTGGCCAACCGTGACGATCTCTCCCGTGCCTACACTCCCGGTGTGGCGCGGGTGTGCACGGCGATCGCGGAAAACCCCGAAGACGCCCGGCGCCTGACCATCAAGCGCAACAGCATTGCCGTGGTCACCGACGGCTCCGCGGTGCTGGGGCTCGGCAACATCGGGCCTGCGGCCTCGCTGCCGGTCATGGAAGGCAAGGCGGCGCTGTTCAAGAAGTTCGCAGGCGTCAATGCCTGGCCGGTGTGTCTGGATACGCAGGACACGGATGAGATCATCCGCGCGGTCGAACTCCTCGCTCCCGTCTACGGCGGTATCAACCTGGAGGACATCGCCGCGCCGAACTGCTTCGAAATCGAGGCACGTCTCCGCGACAGGCTCGATATCCCCGTGTTCCACGATGACCAGCACGGCACGGCGATCGTGGTGCTCGGGGCTCTGCGCAACGCGTTGCGTGTGGTGGACAAGGACATCACCGACTGCCGTGTCGTGGTCTGCGGAGTGGGCGCAGCGGGCTCGGCGATCATTCGCCTGCTGCAGCACAAACAGCCACGCGAGATCATCGCCGTCGACATCGACGGCATCGTGCACAGCGAGCGGGGCGATACCGACGCCAATCTGCGCTCGATCGCGGCGAGTACGAATGCGGAGGGTCGTACCGGCAGCCTCGGTGACGCGGTGGAAGGCGCCGATGTGTTCATCGGTGTGTCGGCCCCCAACCTGCTCGGTTCCGACGACGTCGCCGCGATGAACTCCGGAGCGGTCGTGTTCGCTCTGGCCAACCCGGATCCGGAGATCGACCCGCTGGAAGCGCAGAAGCACGCCACGGTGGTGGCCACCGGCCGCAGCGACTATCCGAACCAGATCAACAATGTGCTGGCGTTCCCCGGCTTCTTCCGGGGCCTGCTGGACGCCCACGCACACAAAATCACCGATGACATGATGCTCGCCGCCTCGGATGCGATCGCCGATGTCGTCGATGGCAGCGAGCGGGTCAATGCCTCGTTCATCGTGCCCAGCGTGTTCGATTCCACCGTGGCACCCGCCGTGGCGGACGCGGTGCGCCGTGCGGCCACGGAGGGGCAGGTGCCCGCCACCGAGTCCGGTATCGCGGCAGGTGGGGGCGCCCCGGAGTCGGCGGGTGAGAACCGGGGACTCTGA